TGGTGAAGTCATGGACTTCAAGTTCTAGCTGAGAGGGCAGCCGCACAGTCGATGGGCGGCCATCACCAGTCGTGGATGTGGTAGGATTGCCAGCCATACCCATGACAACGGTACGCATGGCATCGCCAACAGTTTTCAGAAACGAAGCCGAAGAAGTAGGCACATATGCTGTTTTGAGGCTGGCCGCATATGCCGGATCTACCGTCCCATTGAGCAAGTAGGCAATGGGGTCCTCTTTGGCAAGAATATTGTAGATATTGTCGACGGCCAAGCACCCAAACATTCCAATCTCACCACCGATATTTTCGGTCTTAACCTCGTTTTCATCCATGCCAGGTTTGACGCGTCCACGTCGTGGTGTAAGAGCTCCTCGCTCGAGCAATAAGAAGAATCCAGTGGGACTTCCCATCAGGAAGAGGTTCCTCGTATCGAACTCGAAGAATCTGGTTTCTGGCTCTGGCCGTAAAAGATCAAGCGGTGGCAGATCCGTTGGCTGCCGTGACAAGACTTCTACCGCCATGACACTACCGAGAGAATGAGCAACCAGATGGACACGTCCATTTTCGGCAAACCCGGGGTTGTTCTTACACCACAGACGGTATACTCGGTTCGCCTCCTTGACTAGAGCTGCAATCATCTTTCCCTTGTGGTGAGACATGTAGAAGGGTATATCGAACATGACATCCGATATCATGCTCCTTATCGCGGGAATGGTGCTGGGCTCAATGTCCTTCAGACCAAAGGCCTGTGCTGCAGCCGAATCATTCGTCTCCATTCCCGTCTGAAGATGgccgccatcttcaaagGATAGCCCAATTCTCCAGTTGAGTGGCAAAACCATGAGTCTGCTCTGGCTGTTATCCAGGACTTCTTGCACCGCCGGGTTTTGAAACTCGCTGTCCACCATTCGACGGAAGCTATTGACGGCGTGTGTAAAGTGATAGCTTTCAACCCTCTCAGCTATCTTTTGGCCAATTCCGTGGGCTACCAGCACCAAGTCTGTCACCTTACTGCGGTCTTTATCCGCTTCGCATGCAGGGCAGGTTTCCCGTGGACTGCCATCGGAGGTGGCATGAGATGCAGGTTTGGCATGTTGCACCTGCTTCCCACGGTGCATGCGTTCCCATCTCAGTCTATCAAATCCTCGGACCACCGGAATGCCCACGGTCCCGCCTCTCATGATCCTTTGAAGAGGCCGTCTACCGTAATAGGCAGATGGCTGTAAGCTCGGCTTTAGTAAGAAGGCCTTTGTTTGATCCTTGTATAGGACACTGTAGCTAGAGTAGGGGCGTTGCTGTGCATTCTCGGAAGCCTCGTTGTCTACTTGCCGCGGCTCGAGGGAGCCTTCCGTCGCAGCCTCGCCTTGAAAGCAGTGTGCCGCGCAAAACGGATGTGCGGAAATAGCAGGCTCTGTTGGTATGGGGGAATTCCGATACTGTCCATCGCCTTCAGTCGGCCATAGTCGATGAGACACCTTTTCCTCTCCCGAGGCCCCAACTTCAATAGCACACCGTACTTCGTCACGCCAAGTTTCCGCCCAAGGACGCAGTTCCTGGTATCCGGCTTCTAGCTGATTCGCAACTGCTGGGGGAACCGGTAGCATGGTATCTCTGCGAGGCGAGTTAGTAACTCAAAGAATGAATAGACAGCGGAGAACATACTTGTAAAACCATGTGCCTCTCGTTACAATGGCGATGTCGTTAACTGGCGACCAGTATATGGGCTTCATCTGTAATGTGTGCAATGATACCTTGTGCAATCTAGCCAGTCCAACTACGACATCCGTGTCTTCCTCGTCAAGATCCGGAGTGGTGTCCTCTATTCGAGTTAACGGCTCTGTTGCTACTTCATCGTTCCCCTCAGCCGCTTTGTAGTGGATCTGCGGCGTTTCTAAAGTTTGAACATCACTACGTTGCTGTTTTGCTTCCACCATCTGCTGTGGTTGCTCTTCAGTCTCCAATGCCCTCACAAATGGTCTTCCggaaatgccatcatcagTTGTAGGGACTAGTCCAGATATTTTAAGCTCTCGAGACAGCCGATTCTGTGACGTTTGAGCAGCGCGAGATGCATCAGGCAGAATACGCTCCTGGGGGAAACCCGATACTTGCTTGTAAGAGTCACTACGAGGTTTCAGATTCATGTGCTCTCCAAAGGATGATGATACAGCACTATCCGAAGGAGAAGCGCGACCAGTAGAGATGCTGGCCTCTCTATCACGAGTCAACAGAGGGTGGCGTATGGGGATATCCCGGAGACTGCTAGCGACGTTTCTCGGCTCGTGACGCTGGTTCATGACGGCAATGATATCCTTTACGACCTCATCGACAGTAAAACGCTGATTCGACTTTCTCACTAAAGCACAAAATTGCGTATCAAGCTCTTCTAGGATGTCGGCGGCGAGTTTAGGGCAGCAGGCTGTAAGCAGTGTTTCGGGGAGTGCCTCGGTCGCTTGCGTCGTGGAAGCTTGTGTCTGCTGGTTGGCCTGGTGGATGCGAAGATGCCTCGAGGCCAGTTCCCGTATGATTTGGTCGCGTCGTTCCACGTCAGACTTGACCGTTGCTGGGGCAGGTTCTCGACCGCTTCTGACGGTGTCATGCTGGATCCGGTGGCTCTCCGACGTCAGGCCCAGCCAGGCCTGCTGGAGCACATCGTTGTCGTCCTGGGAGAACGGGCGAAGGGGCGCTTTCGATTTCGATTCTGCACCGCCAGCAGGAGCGCTGCTCGACAGCGGATCGTCAATGGGGAACAGGGACGTATAGAAGAACTGAGCCTTGATGCAGGGGGCTCCGTCCTCCTTATCCGCGTCTGGCGTTGGACGAAGGCGACAGGCAGAGCCGAGTGTATGCTCCATGAATGCGAGGGTGCGGACAAGACGAGCATCAAGAGGGACGTGTGTGGAGGAGTGAAAACGGCTGGCGCTCGCCTGAGATGCTCGTCAGCGGCGCCATGGAGCTTGATTCATGCAAGGCTGCGCGGTGCAGCCCCGAGGCAGGTTGAAGGGGGATGACGATGGCTAGCGCGGCGCAAAGCACATGGGCCAAAGGGCGCTGGTTGAGTGGCCATTATGACGTGGCTGATTATGCAGGTCGCGGCAGTGAAAGGAACAGAGGCTGCTATAGTGGGTTCACTGGGCAGCTAGGCTGCTGTACCCGCAGTAAATAGGTCGCGGCTTGCAGCGGATAGGGCCGCACAGCAGGCAGCCTTGTGAGTTGTGTAGATAGCTGC
The Trichoderma asperellum chromosome 7, complete sequence DNA segment above includes these coding regions:
- a CDS encoding uncharacterized protein (EggNog:ENOG41); translation: MEHTLGSACRLRPTPDADKEDGAPCIKAQFFYTSLFPIDDPLSSSAPAGGAESKSKAPLRPFSQDDNDVLQQAWLGLTSESHRIQHDTVRSGREPAPATVKSDVERRDQIIRELASRHLRIHQANQQTQASTTQATEALPETLLTACCPKLAADILEELDTQFCALVRKSNQRFTVDEVVKDIIAVMNQRHEPRNVASSLRDIPIRHPLLTRDREASISTGRASPSDSAVSSSFGEHMNLKPRSDSYKQVSGFPQERILPDASRAAQTSQNRLSRELKISGLVPTTDDGISGRPFVRALETEEQPQQMVEAKQQRSDVQTLETPQIHYKAAEGNDEVATEPLTRIEDTTPDLDEEDTDVVVGLARLHKVSLHTLQMKPIYWSPVNDIAIVTRGTWFYKDTMLPVPPAVANQLEAGYQELRPWAETWRDEVRCAIEVGASGEEKVSHRLWPTEGDGQYRNSPIPTEPAISAHPFCAAHCFQGEAATEGSLEPRQVDNEASENAQQRPYSSYSVLYKDQTKAFLLKPSLQPSAYYGRRPLQRIMRGGTVGIPVVRGFDRLRWERMHRGKQVQHAKPASHATSDGSPRETCPACEADKDRSKVTDLVLVAHGIGQKIAERVESYHFTHAVNSFRRMVDSEFQNPAVQEVLDNSQSRLMVLPLNWRIGLSFEDGGHLQTGMETNDSAAAQAFGLKDIEPSTIPAIRSMISDVMFDIPFYMSHHKGKMIAALVKEANRVYRLWCKNNPGFAENGRVHLVAHSLGSVMAVEVLSRQPTDLPPLDLLRPEPETRFFEFDTRNLFLMGSPTGFFLLLERGALTPRRGRVKPGMDENEVKTENIGGEIGMFGCLAVDNIYNILAKEDPIAYLLNGTVDPAYAASLKTAYVPTSSASFLKTVGDAMRTVVMGMAGNPTTSTTGDGRPSTVRLPSQLELEVHDFTREEIAEKKAFLLNDNGQIDWFIRSGGGPLEIQYLNMLSAHSSYWSNTDFIRMLCIEIGRKPGRANTLPAMRAVKASRRIIPTTR